The Fusobacterium necrophorum subsp. necrophorum genome includes the window ACCCTAAGACCCCAAAACTTAATAGAAGGAGGATATTTTAGATGGAAAATAGAAAAAGAAATATAAGGTTGAGATTTAATTTAACAGATAAAGAAAAAGAATTATTTGAAAGGAAAAAAGAAGAAAGCGGAGCAAAAAGTATGAGCCATTTTATACGAAAAACGGTTTTGGAAAAGGAAATTTATGAAGTTAATCTGGAGCCTTTGAGAGATTTATACGGGACATTATCCATCGTTACAAGCAACTTAAATCAGATTGCCAAAAGAGTGAATCAGACAGGTGTGATTTATAAAAATGATATTGATGATATGAGGAATCTATTGGGAAGTTCTCAAAAGAGTTATGGGATATTCATTCGCTGTTATTGAAGAGGGGGGAACGATTTAGCGGATTTGTAACATCATCAGTCTCCAAATTTAATACTTTAAAAATAAGGATAAAAATTTTATTATATTTGTAAAATAACTTCACGAACTTGTAATTAAGAGGTAAATGTATGAAAGTCAGTTATAATGGATTATGGAAAGTTTTAATAGATAAGAATATGAACAAAAAAGATTTGGCGAATGCTTGTGAATTATCTCCTGCAACCATATCTAAAATGGGCAGAGGAGAGTTTGTTAGCATGGAAGTTTTATATCGTATTGGGACTAAGTTAGATGTTGATTTTGGTGATATGGTTTCGATTATAGAACAAAAGAAATAAACAAAATTTGAGGTGCCAAAATGGAATCTCAAGTTAAAAGAATAAGCTTGAGGTAATAGACTTCAATTTCAAGATGAATGAACTGGTCGCAAAATGCGACCTCAAGATAGGTTATAATTGACCGGTAACAGGTTGTGATCGGTTTAAAGAGAAGATGGAGGTATTTATGGCAGAAGATAAAAATCTTGTCATTGCTCAAAAAAATAGAGAAATACAGAATATGATTTATACCATTAGAGACAAGCAAGTGATGATAGACAGTGACTTAGCTATGCTATATCAAGTTGAAACAAAGTATTTAAACAGGCAAAGAAGCAGAAATGCCGATAGATTTCCAGATGATTTTTGCTTTCAATTGACTAAAGAAGAGTATGAATTTTTGAGGTGCCAAAATGTCACCTCAAAAAAAGAAAGTGGTTCAGGTGGCAGAAGATATATGCCATATGTTTTTACAGAGCAAGGTATTGCTATGCTTTCCGCTGTTCTTAAAAGCGATGTGGCAGTGGAAGTCAGTATTAAAATCATGAATAGCTTTGTGGAGATGAGAAGATTTCTTCTTTCAAACAAAGAGATGTTTGCTCGTCTCGATAGAGTTGAGTTAAAACAATTGGAAACAGATAAGAAGCTGGAAGAGGTATTTAATTATATAGCGACCAATACTGAAGTAAAACAAAATATCTTTTTTGATGGGCAAATATATGATGCATTCAGCTTTATTGTAGGGCTTATCCAAAAGGCTAAGAAAGAAATCATCCTGATTGACAACTATGTGGATATCAATACCTTAAACATTCTGTGTAAGAAAAATCAGGGTGTGAATGTTGTCATTGCTACAGCAAGAAAGGGCGGCTTATCAGCGAAAGATATAGCTAAATTTAATGCTCAATATCCAAAACTATCAGTTAAAACTATTACGGATTTCCATGATAGATTTTTAATCATAGATAAAACAGAAGTCTATCATATTGGCGCTTCTATAAAAGACGCAGGTAAAAAGAGTTTTGGCATTACGAAGATAGAAGATAAGGACTTGATTCAAAGTCTGGTAAATAAAGTGAAGTAGAGGATGGCAAATTTATCTAAAATTAAACATGAAAAAATGCTTGAATATCTTGAAAAATTAAAAGAAATCAATAACGATGATGAAAATATCCGCGCTATTACAGAGATTGAAAATGCCCTTAATGAAAAGAAATATGGGCTTGTATGGGAAGAACACTCTAAAAAAGTCGATGAAATGTTGGAATATAATATCCGAATCTTTGTAGAAGATGAGACAAGAAAAATCATAGCAAATGAAAATGAAGCATATAACTTTTTACTTGAAGGAGATAATCTTCATTCACTAAAGCTTTTGGAGAAGACACATAAGGGTAAGATTGATGTTATTTATATTGATCCGCCATATAATACGGGGAAAGAATTTGTATATAATGACTAATAGTAACTTCCGATAGTTATAGACATTCGAAATGGCTTTCGTTTATGTATTCTAGATTAAAAATTGCAAAAGAGTTATTACATGCTAAAGGTGTAATATTTTTGAGCATTGATGATAATGAATTTTCACAATTAAAAATGTTATGTGATGAGATTTTTGATGAGAATAACAATGTTGCAAATTTTTGTATTATTAGAGCAGAAGGTGGCGGAATGGCTAAACAAGTGATAAAAGGACATGATTATTGTCTTGTTTATGCGAAAGATATTTTTTCTTTTTCACCATTAGCTAAAGAAAAAGATATTAGAGGAAAAATTGTAGAGAAGGATAAAATCAAGTATTGGATACAAGAGGATTGGCTGCGAAAAGAATTTGGTAAATATGGAAATTGCCATTATGAAGAGGTTTTACAGTATAAAGGAGAAAAAGTAAAAAAAGAAATTGATGAAGGATTAAAAAATGGAGAATATGTACTGATTCCTAAATCTAACGGAATGAATATTGTTGGGAAGTTAAGACGATTAGACAAAGATAGCTCCAAGTTTTATTCAATATTAAAGCATCTCAATAAAAGCGGGGCAAATGAATTAAAAGAATTAAAAGTTGAATTTGATTATCCGAAACCATCTTCTTTAATAAAAGAACTAGTTAGTGGTGCTACATTTTTTTCGGATAGAAAAGAAGCAATTGTTCTTGACTTCTTTGCTGGTAGTGGTACTACAGGTCATGCTGTAATGCAGCTCAATAAAGAAGATGGTGGAAATCGCAAATATATTCTTTGCACGAATAATGAAAACAATATTTGTGAGGAAGTTACTTATCAAAGACTTAAGAATATTCAGGAAGAACTACCACATAATCTGAAATACTATAAGACGGAGTTTATACCAAAATTCTCTAACGATGAGGAAAGTATCTCAGAGAAGATGATGGAGCATATTAGAGAACTAATTGAACTTGAATATGCTATTGAAATTGATGGTAAAAAATATATCGTCCTTAATGATGAAGAAGAATTAGATGAAGCCATATCCAAAATTGAAAATGATGGAAAATTATTTGTGCGTTCGGGCATATTCCTATCACGGAGTAATCAACGAATACTTGAAGAAAAGGGAGTCAGTATCATTGAAATTCCGGAATACTATTTCAGAGAAGAACTAAAGGAGGTTGGCGAGC containing:
- a CDS encoding ORF6N domain-containing protein — encoded protein: MAEDKNLVIAQKNREIQNMIYTIRDKQVMIDSDLAMLYQVETKYLNRQRSRNADRFPDDFCFQLTKEEYEFLRCQNVTSKKESGSGGRRYMPYVFTEQGIAMLSAVLKSDVAVEVSIKIMNSFVEMRRFLLSNKEMFARLDRVELKQLETDKKLEEVFNYIATNTEVKQNIFFDGQIYDAFSFIVGLIQKAKKEIILIDNYVDINTLNILCKKNQGVNVVIATARKGGLSAKDIAKFNAQYPKLSVKTITDFHDRFLIIDKTEVYHIGASIKDAGKKSFGITKIEDKDLIQSLVNKVK
- a CDS encoding helix-turn-helix transcriptional regulator; amino-acid sequence: MKVSYNGLWKVLIDKNMNKKDLANACELSPATISKMGRGEFVSMEVLYRIGTKLDVDFGDMVSIIEQKK
- a CDS encoding DNA methyltransferase, with translation MYSRLKIAKELLHAKGVIFLSIDDNEFSQLKMLCDEIFDENNNVANFCIIRAEGGGMAKQVIKGHDYCLVYAKDIFSFSPLAKEKDIRGKIVEKDKIKYWIQEDWLRKEFGKYGNCHYEEVLQYKGEKVKKEIDEGLKNGEYVLIPKSNGMNIVGKLRRLDKDSSKFYSILKHLNKSGANELKELKVEFDYPKPSSLIKELVSGATFFSDRKEAIVLDFFAGSGTTGHAVMQLNKEDGGNRKYILCTNNENNICEEVTYQRLKNIQEELPHNLKYYKTEFIPKFSNDEESISEKMMEHIRELIELEYAIEIDGKKYIVLNDEEELDEAISKIENDGKLFVRSGIFLSRSNQRILEEKGVSIIEIPEYYFREELKEVGEL